In a genomic window of Streptomyces pristinaespiralis:
- a CDS encoding isocitrate lyase/PEP mutase family protein, which translates to MFTTRPDQARHFRSLHTSSRPLALPNAWDVASARVIEAAGAPAIATTSAGVAWSLGSPDGDALTRERALELVSRIAAAVAVPVTADIEGGYGQDAADVAETVTGVLAAGAVGVNIEDGSRPPGELAARLAAARQAADRAGADLFLNARVDTYLFGLGDPDTRLAETLDRARRYVDAGADGIFVPGVTDTATIAALAGDISVPLNVMAGPGAPKVAELGDLGVARVSLGSGVAQAAYAAARRAARELLDSGGYDSLADGIAFPELDGLLSGPR; encoded by the coding sequence ATGTTCACCACCCGGCCGGACCAGGCCCGCCACTTCCGCTCCCTGCACACCTCGTCGCGACCCCTGGCGCTGCCCAACGCCTGGGACGTCGCGAGCGCCCGCGTCATCGAGGCCGCGGGCGCCCCCGCGATCGCCACGACCAGCGCCGGCGTCGCCTGGTCGCTGGGTTCACCGGACGGTGACGCCCTCACCCGCGAGCGGGCGCTGGAACTGGTCTCCCGCATCGCCGCCGCCGTCGCGGTCCCCGTCACCGCCGACATCGAGGGCGGCTACGGGCAGGACGCGGCCGACGTCGCGGAGACCGTCACCGGCGTGCTCGCCGCGGGCGCCGTCGGCGTCAACATCGAGGACGGCTCGCGGCCGCCCGGCGAGCTCGCGGCACGGCTCGCCGCCGCCAGGCAGGCCGCCGACCGGGCAGGCGCGGACCTTTTCCTCAACGCCCGTGTCGACACCTACCTCTTCGGTCTCGGCGACCCTGACACCCGGCTCGCGGAAACGCTCGACCGGGCCCGCCGGTACGTCGACGCCGGCGCGGACGGCATCTTCGTCCCCGGGGTCACCGACACCGCCACGATCGCGGCGCTCGCCGGGGACATCTCCGTACCACTGAACGTCATGGCCGGACCGGGCGCACCGAAGGTCGCCGAGCTCGGCGACCTCGGCGTGGCCCGGGTCAGCCTCGGCTCGGGCGTGGCGCAGGCCGCGTACGCCGCCGCCCGCCGCGCCGCGCGGGAACTCCTCGACAGCGGCGGCTACGACTCCCTCGCCGACGGCATCGCCTTCCCGGAGCTCGACGGGCTCCTCTCCGGACCACGCTGA
- a CDS encoding dihydrofolate reductase family protein — MSELLVDFITSLDGYASGEGWPGFWGLEGPEYLAWLGKQPEATYLMGANTYRLMSGFAAGEVPKGQDDFRPEEEASVDELTQASKVVFSSSLEEPLTWANSTLVRDDAVEAVRAMKSTGSGLLSTIGSLSLCRSLLRAGLVDRFRVVMFPVITGATGEERIYDGYPDVALEMIEHRTFDGRIQLVEYKPRVLEHPPLAVPA; from the coding sequence ATGTCGGAGCTTCTCGTCGACTTCATCACCTCCCTCGACGGCTACGCATCGGGAGAGGGATGGCCCGGGTTCTGGGGCCTCGAGGGCCCGGAGTACCTCGCGTGGCTCGGCAAGCAGCCCGAGGCCACCTACCTGATGGGAGCGAACACCTACCGCCTGATGTCGGGCTTCGCCGCAGGCGAGGTCCCGAAGGGCCAGGACGATTTCAGGCCCGAGGAAGAGGCGTCCGTCGACGAGCTCACACAAGCGTCCAAGGTGGTGTTCTCCTCCTCACTCGAGGAGCCACTGACGTGGGCCAACTCCACGCTCGTCCGCGACGACGCCGTCGAGGCGGTCCGCGCCATGAAGTCGACCGGCTCGGGGCTCCTCAGCACGATCGGCAGCCTCAGCCTGTGCCGGTCCCTGCTTCGAGCCGGACTCGTCGACCGCTTCCGGGTCGTGATGTTCCCGGTGATCACCGGGGCCACGGGCGAAGAACGTATCTACGACGGCTATCCGGACGTTGCCCTCGAGATGATCGAACACCGCACCTTCGACGGCCGCATCCAGCTGGTCGAGTACAAGCCCCGCGTGCTCGAGCACCCGCCGCTCGCCGTTCCTGCGTGA
- a CDS encoding TetR/AcrR family transcriptional regulator yields the protein MTQAGGRTGRPPLTEERKAAIRMEIARAAVDLFIAQGVAATTGEQIGQAVGVSARTVWRYFPTKESCVRPLFSTGIETIATTLRQWRPGRPLQEAFDHLWTTEAVLPGPDVGALLRLTRTEPGLRAVWLQTHDEAEPAFASALAERAGLPADDVRPAIWAAMLNAALRAAVEHHAYRTAGPSAGPAAARADLAATLRTALAVVEAGLG from the coding sequence ATGACCCAAGCCGGCGGACGGACGGGGCGGCCACCGCTGACCGAGGAACGCAAGGCCGCCATCCGGATGGAGATCGCTCGGGCCGCGGTGGACCTGTTCATCGCCCAGGGCGTCGCCGCGACCACGGGTGAGCAGATCGGGCAGGCGGTCGGCGTCTCGGCGCGAACCGTCTGGCGCTACTTCCCCACCAAGGAGAGCTGCGTACGGCCGTTGTTCTCGACCGGCATCGAGACGATCGCCACCACCCTGCGGCAGTGGCGCCCCGGTCGGCCCCTCCAGGAAGCCTTCGACCACCTCTGGACCACCGAAGCGGTCCTGCCCGGCCCGGACGTCGGCGCCCTCCTCCGGCTCACGCGCACCGAACCGGGCCTGCGGGCGGTCTGGCTGCAGACCCACGACGAGGCCGAACCCGCCTTCGCGAGCGCCCTCGCCGAACGGGCCGGCCTGCCCGCCGATGACGTACGACCGGCCATCTGGGCCGCCATGCTCAACGCCGCCCTGCGCGCGGCCGTCGAGCACCACGCCTACCGAACGGCCGGGCCGAGCGCCGGCCCGGCGGCCGCCCGGGCCGATCTCGCGGCGACCCTGCGCACGGCTCTGGCGGTGGTGGAGGCCGGACTCGGCTGA